The Mechercharimyces sp. CAU 1602 genome includes a region encoding these proteins:
- a CDS encoding DUF1259 domain-containing protein, whose translation MGYQQVCQSFGEVLGFAPKIINGNCGVQLLRIIPNTIMNRRAAGPQIYPAIFTFGKVNRDATALNLGVLGLLQEELEPVLQFLRQNNFTLAPIQNHWVFQKPLVIYIHWQSIENPIVFALKSRGVFQVLKNRNFVNILSARPVHKRQYIKIEERGR comes from the coding sequence ATGGGTTATCAGCAAGTGTGTCAATCCTTTGGGGAAGTACTTGGATTTGCGCCCAAGATTATAAATGGGAACTGTGGGGTTCAGCTATTGAGGATTATTCCAAATACCATAATGAATAGAAGGGCAGCAGGTCCACAAATATATCCTGCTATCTTTACCTTTGGGAAGGTGAATCGTGATGCAACTGCTCTTAATCTGGGTGTATTGGGGCTATTGCAAGAGGAACTGGAGCCTGTTCTGCAATTTTTGCGGCAGAACAACTTTACCCTCGCACCGATCCAGAATCATTGGGTATTTCAAAAACCGTTAGTTATCTATATTCATTGGCAGTCGATAGAAAATCCCATTGTCTTTGCTCTGAAAAGCAGAGGAGTGTTTCAAGTATTAAAAAACAGGAATTTTGTTAATATCCTTTCTGCCCGACCCGTCCACAAAAGACAATATATAAAGATTGAGGAGAGAGGAAGATGA
- a CDS encoding TetR family transcriptional regulator translates to MNIIEKNLYTLKSKNKNTKIIDCDWKDDYGLLMLIEENNQFILKINDGTMYLTNLGIRRFHSLFIRWIDKYHFLIANSRNEDRMNLHIFDMNGIKQNHFNCGDGIEDILVNNESIWISYFDEGVFGDSIGHEGLIQFNYEGTPVLRYHTDLLGAPLIDDCYAICKGKGSSIWIFPYSDFPLLQIDSSSKTYTSYKTPKEVHGSYALCARGKNAYFQGSYRPKERLYSWRIGQGRPKPIGNIPGYVRGLGDNETHHFLSINNDDVNVYRIINPEEH, encoded by the coding sequence ATGAATATTATAGAAAAAAATTTATATACATTAAAATCCAAAAACAAAAATACCAAAATCATAGATTGTGATTGGAAAGATGATTATGGATTGTTAATGCTAATTGAAGAGAACAACCAATTCATACTTAAAATCAATGACGGAACTATGTACTTGACCAACTTAGGTATTAGGAGATTCCATTCCCTCTTCATCAGATGGATTGATAAATATCACTTTCTCATTGCTAATAGTAGAAATGAGGACAGAATGAACCTGCATATTTTTGATATGAATGGAATTAAACAAAATCATTTTAATTGTGGAGATGGCATTGAAGACATATTAGTCAATAATGAAAGTATATGGATTAGCTATTTTGACGAAGGTGTCTTTGGGGATAGTATAGGACATGAAGGTCTAATACAATTTAACTATGAGGGTACACCAGTATTGAGATACCATACTGATTTACTGGGAGCTCCGCTTATAGATGATTGTTATGCCATCTGTAAAGGAAAAGGTTCTTCAATATGGATTTTCCCTTATAGTGATTTTCCTTTGCTCCAAATAGATTCATCTAGTAAAACATATACATCTTACAAAACTCCCAAGGAAGTACACGGTTCATACGCTCTTTGCGCTCGAGGGAAAAACGCATATTTTCAAGGTTCGTATCGTCCTAAAGAACGTTTATATAGTTGGAGAATCGGTCAAGGTCGTCCAAAACCAATCGGAAATATTCCAGGCTATGTTCGGGGACTAGGTGACAATGAAACACATCATTTTTTATCCATAAATAATGATGACGTTAACGTCTATAGGATAATCAATCCCGAAGAGCATTGA
- a CDS encoding SBBP repeat-containing protein encodes MKKVKTERQSLRFRRSTENGKGAYVAAGQGIQSMFSSEGIQFTLGGSDEVILRFVGAIEGIVPEGLDLAEQEYKRVVYKGVWRGMDVVFYGDGAQLKYDIVVYPGACVGDIRLRYEGGGDVTLSERGDLFVYTSNGVIFEPNPVSYQMVKGKRTGIATQFQLADDGTIGFIIDGGYKKDNLLVIDPLVLYSTYLGGSESDSGSGIAVDRNLNAYVTGSTISSDFPVTTGVFQTIYTGGTDGSNAFISKFSVSGNSLIYSTFLGGTDSNSGASIAVDGSENAYITGLTSSTNFPVTSNAFQTVLPGNQSAFATKLNVTGTSLVYSTYLGGQNGSEIGRGITVDELGNAYVTGITGANDFPVTTGAFQTQFGGGPQDAFISKLDTTGTALVYSTFLGGNGNDDGRDIVVDSDNQAYVTGETTSTNFPTTPGSFQTILNGGRNVFVSKVNSAGSSLIYSTYLGGNVSDTSLGIDLDGRNNAYVTGAAQSTDFPITNNAFQTVFLGSITAFVTKLNPLGSALVYSTFLGGNGSDTGVGIAVDSFGTAWVSGQTTSTNFPVTSDAFQDSNAGGVDAFVSLMSFSGGGISFSSYLGGSGTDRGSQIAVDTEENAYMTGSTGSINFPVTFGAFQSQLVGSTNAFVIKVGQLTSVGATGPTGPTGPTGATGSTGAQGISGPRGRRGPRGPRGPRGTGGGETGL; translated from the coding sequence ATGAAAAAGGTGAAAACCGAGAGGCAATCACTTCGGTTTAGGCGGAGCACTGAGAATGGGAAGGGTGCTTATGTTGCAGCAGGGCAGGGAATCCAGAGTATGTTCTCGTCAGAGGGCATACAATTTACGTTAGGTGGATCTGATGAAGTGATCTTGCGATTTGTTGGTGCGATTGAGGGAATTGTACCGGAGGGGCTCGATCTAGCCGAGCAAGAGTATAAACGCGTAGTCTATAAGGGTGTCTGGCGGGGGATGGATGTGGTTTTCTATGGAGATGGAGCTCAGTTGAAATACGATATAGTGGTTTATCCAGGCGCTTGTGTGGGAGATATTCGATTGCGGTATGAGGGTGGAGGCGATGTGACATTAAGTGAAAGAGGAGACTTGTTTGTATATACGTCTAATGGGGTGATATTTGAACCAAATCCGGTAAGTTATCAAATGGTGAAGGGGAAGAGAACGGGGATTGCAACTCAGTTTCAACTAGCAGACGATGGGACAATTGGTTTTATTATAGATGGGGGTTATAAGAAAGATAACCTATTGGTGATAGATCCTCTCGTCCTTTATTCTACTTACTTAGGGGGAAGTGAATCTGATAGTGGGAGTGGGATTGCTGTTGATAGGAATTTAAATGCTTACGTGACAGGGAGTACTATATCCTCAGATTTCCCTGTGACAACAGGTGTTTTTCAGACGATATACACTGGTGGGACAGATGGTTCCAACGCATTTATCAGTAAGTTTAGTGTGTCGGGTAACTCCCTTATATATTCTACTTTTCTAGGTGGAACAGATAGTAACTCGGGGGCAAGTATTGCTGTTGATGGGTCAGAAAATGCTTATATAACCGGGTTGACTAGTTCTACTAACTTTCCCGTTACCTCTAACGCTTTTCAGACGGTGTTGCCTGGCAATCAATCTGCATTCGCAACAAAATTAAATGTAACAGGGACTTCCCTTGTCTATTCTACTTACCTGGGCGGTCAAAATGGATCGGAAATAGGAAGAGGAATTACTGTAGATGAACTGGGAAATGCCTATGTGACTGGGATTACGGGTGCTAATGATTTCCCTGTAACAACAGGTGCTTTTCAAACACAGTTTGGGGGAGGGCCTCAAGATGCATTTATCTCTAAATTAGATACAACGGGAACGGCTCTGGTTTATTCTACTTTTTTAGGAGGAAATGGAAATGATGACGGCAGAGATATTGTAGTGGATAGTGACAATCAAGCGTATGTGACTGGAGAAACAACCTCAACCAATTTTCCAACGACACCGGGATCTTTTCAGACAATATTAAATGGCGGGCGGAATGTATTTGTAAGCAAGGTTAATTCTGCAGGCTCTTCATTGATTTACTCCACTTATTTGGGTGGGAATGTCTCGGATACGAGTTTAGGCATTGATTTAGATGGAAGAAATAATGCCTACGTGACAGGGGCAGCACAATCTACTGATTTCCCAATAACTAACAATGCATTTCAAACCGTATTTCTAGGAAGTATCACAGCTTTTGTAACAAAGTTGAATCCTCTAGGCAGTGCACTTGTTTATTCTACCTTTTTAGGTGGAAATGGGAGTGATACGGGTGTTGGCATTGCCGTTGACTCTTTTGGCACAGCATGGGTGAGTGGTCAAACTACTTCCACTAACTTTCCAGTTACATCGGATGCCTTTCAAGATAGTAATGCTGGTGGAGTGGATGCATTTGTTTCACTAATGAGCTTCTCAGGCGGGGGAATCTCTTTTTCTTCATATCTAGGGGGAAGTGGGACGGATAGAGGTTCTCAGATAGCAGTCGATACAGAGGAGAATGCTTATATGACAGGGAGTACGGGATCAATTAATTTTCCCGTTACCTTTGGAGCATTTCAAAGTCAATTGGTGGGATCAACGAATGCCTTCGTCATAAAAGTAGGGCAGCTCACTTCCGTTGGTGCAACAGGCCCGACAGGTCCGACAGGTCCGACAGGAGCCACCGGTTCGACAGGAGCTCAGGGTATAAGCGGCCCGCGTGGGCGACGTGGTCCCAGGGGACCCAGAGGTCCGCGGGGTACAGGGGGAGGAGAGACGGGATTGTAG
- a CDS encoding SBBP repeat-containing protein: MRVSVDEYHYRQGVQDRCVVGLEGESGGMRFVFHSHGVALQLASDTWVQLQFCHAHRNLVPKRMESGKIGFHQVMYEQVWKGIDLLFSWDGQQFKYDCLVHPGAAIIDIRLRYTGGTPLGIDADGHLLVGTKSGVVREEKPVSFQEEGSVRIETEYICYPDGGFGFRTVTPYDRSQPLVIDPNVRYSTFIGGSTGTDNGLTIAIDASGNAYITGQTNSTDFPVTSGAFQTTNSSVGGARDAFVSKLNSVGSSLLYSTYLGGNSADRGNSIQVDVSNNAFVGGTTLSTDFPVTSGAFQTIVGSTSGFVTKLNETGTSLIYSTLLGQGATINGLAINDSGNAYVTGSTSSDFPVTSGGFQTVFGGGSSDAFVTQFNPQGSSLVYSTFLGGNDTDTGLGIALDSSENAYVTGSTDSTNFPVTTNAFQTVFPGGTSNAFVSKFNTSGSTLIYSTFLGGAGVLDFANEVVVDSFGLAYVTGNTRSTNFPVTPTAFQTVFGTGVSDAFVTKLNAVGSNLLFSTYLGGSGTDLGIALSLDSFFNVWVTGSTSSIDFPLTSDAYQANFGGSQDVFVTQVSSSGRGIMYSTYLGGPVQDNGFGIVVDGNNQDDVYVTGFAGTGFPTLPGAFQTLNPSADSGNSSVFVTKFSQLTAVGATGPTGPTGATGSTGAQGVRGPRGRRGPRGPRGPRDAGGGETGL; encoded by the coding sequence GTGCGTGTAAGCGTGGATGAGTATCACTATAGACAGGGTGTACAGGATCGATGTGTCGTCGGATTAGAAGGTGAGAGCGGGGGGATGCGCTTTGTGTTTCATTCCCATGGGGTCGCTTTGCAGTTGGCATCGGATACATGGGTACAGCTTCAGTTTTGCCATGCGCATCGTAACCTGGTACCAAAGCGAATGGAAAGTGGAAAGATAGGGTTTCATCAAGTCATGTATGAGCAGGTATGGAAAGGAATTGACCTTCTCTTCTCGTGGGATGGGCAGCAGTTTAAGTATGACTGTCTTGTTCATCCGGGAGCGGCAATCATAGACATCCGCTTGCGCTATACAGGGGGGACGCCCTTGGGGATTGACGCAGACGGCCACCTTCTTGTGGGCACAAAAAGTGGGGTAGTGCGCGAGGAGAAGCCAGTCAGCTTTCAGGAGGAAGGAAGTGTCCGCATTGAAACCGAGTATATCTGCTATCCAGATGGAGGGTTTGGCTTTCGTACCGTCACTCCTTATGATCGCAGCCAGCCGTTGGTGATTGATCCCAATGTACGCTACTCCACGTTTATTGGAGGATCTACAGGTACTGATAACGGGCTCACGATAGCGATTGATGCTTCGGGCAATGCGTACATCACTGGACAAACAAATTCAACCGACTTTCCGGTGACTAGCGGCGCGTTTCAAACCACAAATAGTAGTGTTGGAGGAGCAAGAGATGCGTTTGTTTCCAAACTGAATTCAGTAGGAAGTTCCCTTCTCTACTCCACCTACTTAGGAGGAAACTCGGCAGACCGAGGGAATAGTATTCAAGTAGATGTAAGTAACAATGCTTTTGTGGGTGGGACTACGCTTTCTACCGATTTTCCAGTTACGTCAGGAGCATTTCAGACCATTGTGGGTTCCACTAGTGGATTTGTGACAAAGTTAAATGAGACGGGTACCAGTTTGATTTACTCTACTCTCCTGGGGCAAGGTGCAACTATAAACGGATTAGCAATCAATGACAGTGGAAATGCGTATGTGACAGGTTCTACTTCTTCTGACTTTCCGGTCACCTCGGGTGGCTTTCAAACGGTGTTTGGTGGAGGTTCTTCTGACGCTTTTGTTACGCAATTTAATCCACAGGGCAGTTCTTTAGTGTATTCTACCTTTCTTGGTGGAAATGACACTGACACAGGACTGGGAATTGCTTTAGATAGTAGTGAGAATGCGTATGTAACGGGGAGTACGGATTCAACCAATTTTCCGGTCACTACCAATGCCTTTCAGACAGTGTTCCCTGGCGGAACCTCAAATGCGTTTGTAAGTAAGTTTAATACTTCTGGGTCCACTCTTATCTACTCTACCTTCTTAGGCGGGGCAGGTGTGTTAGATTTTGCTAATGAGGTGGTGGTGGACTCGTTTGGGCTGGCATATGTGACAGGGAATACGAGATCAACCAACTTTCCCGTTACCCCTACTGCGTTTCAAACCGTGTTTGGTACAGGCGTAAGTGATGCCTTTGTTACCAAATTGAATGCAGTAGGTTCCAATCTGTTGTTCTCTACCTATCTCGGTGGAAGTGGTACAGATTTAGGAATAGCGCTCTCCCTCGATTCCTTCTTCAATGTATGGGTAACCGGTAGCACCTCTTCCATTGATTTTCCGCTTACTTCTGATGCCTACCAGGCTAACTTTGGTGGGAGTCAGGATGTGTTTGTCACCCAAGTAAGTTCATCGGGACGGGGAATTATGTATTCCACATACCTAGGAGGGCCGGTGCAAGATAATGGCTTTGGCATTGTGGTGGATGGGAATAATCAGGACGATGTATATGTAACAGGATTTGCGGGAACGGGATTTCCTACTCTACCGGGTGCATTTCAAACCCTTAATCCGTCTGCCGATTCAGGAAATTCGAGTGTGTTTGTGACAAAATTCTCTCAATTAACTGCTGTAGGAGCAACCGGCCCGACTGGTCCGACAGGAGCCACCGGTTCGACAGGAGCTCAGGGTGTACGTGGCCCGCGTGGACGGCGTGGTCCCAGGGGACCCAGAGGTCCGCGGGATGCAGGGGGAGGAGAGACAGGTTTATAA
- a CDS encoding DUF1259 domain-containing protein — MSSFADICKVYGKILGGNPQIIDGTCFVFLFRNVPTTILGQETRSPYVQSFAFSFGSLDCRGRSLNTSESGMFEGEVNSFVRSYLKNNVSIAAMHKHWIFDRPSIMYIHAQSIENPIRFALKAREALQTLRFRKFQSAC; from the coding sequence ATGAGTTCTTTTGCTGACATTTGTAAAGTGTATGGAAAGATCTTAGGAGGGAATCCTCAGATTATCGATGGGACTTGTTTTGTTTTTCTTTTCCGAAATGTTCCTACCACGATTTTAGGACAAGAAACGAGAAGCCCATATGTACAGTCTTTTGCATTTTCATTCGGCTCACTCGACTGCCGGGGTCGGTCACTAAATACGAGTGAGTCAGGGATGTTTGAAGGAGAGGTAAATTCTTTTGTTCGCTCGTATCTTAAAAATAATGTCTCGATTGCGGCGATGCACAAACACTGGATCTTCGATCGTCCTAGCATCATGTATATTCACGCCCAATCAATAGAGAACCCCATTCGCTTTGCTTTGAAAGCTAGGGAAGCTCTCCAGACACTTAGGTTCCGAAAGTTCCAATCTGCGTGTTAA
- a CDS encoding SBBP repeat-containing protein: MKNIQKAELQFKACQGDSCERDAYVAEGQGILYTFLPEGVRFTIEGSDELVLRFVDAHDGVAPRGLELSGRGYKRVIYESVWQGIDVVFLSDEERLKYDVVVYPGARVEDVRLKYEGGNGVTLGEYGDLYIYTDEGVYCEKKPISFQWTKQGKKYIRTQFELNKDGSIQFGIDKEKYDSTQMVVIDPVVFYSTYLGGSEVDTGQDIAVDKAQSAYVVGQTASTDFPVTTGAFQTMFMGVADVFVSKFNKGGTSLIYSTYIGGDLDDLGVSIVVDSANRAYVTGVTFSSNFPVTSGAFQTMPRSIFVTKLNAPGTSLVYSTYLGGTSLLDSSSAIAIDGEGNAYVTGEAQSTDFPTTTNAFQTILGGSSDAFVTKLNTTGSNLVYSTFLGGSSIDSGRDIIVDDSDQAYVTGSTQSTDFPITTGAFQVTFAGVIDAFITKLNATGSSLVYSTFLGGSNQDGGIGIDLDEASYAYVTGFTFSVDFPTTNNAFQVTRPGPESAFVTKLNPGGSALVYSTYLGGSQRENPLGRGGIAVDSFGGAWVIGNTNSTDFPLTTDAFQDSLAGSFDAFVTQMSYSGQGISFSSYLGGSQNESGNGVVLDSAGSAYFAGFTASTDFPVTSQAFQETNFSPGINSAFVTKVGSLTSVGATGPTGATGPTGTTGAQGPIGPRGLRGRRGPRGARGLRGDGGEFNG, translated from the coding sequence ATGAAGAATATACAGAAGGCTGAATTGCAGTTCAAAGCGTGTCAAGGGGACAGTTGTGAAAGGGATGCTTATGTTGCAGAAGGGCAAGGAATCCTGTATACGTTTCTGCCAGAGGGAGTACGGTTTACGATAGAGGGGTCTGATGAGTTGGTACTGCGGTTTGTGGATGCACATGATGGGGTGGCTCCCAGAGGGTTAGAGCTAAGTGGACGAGGATATAAACGTGTCATCTATGAGAGCGTATGGCAGGGGATTGATGTGGTGTTCTTAAGTGATGAAGAGCGGCTGAAGTATGATGTGGTTGTTTATCCAGGGGCGCGTGTTGAAGATGTTCGGCTGAAATATGAGGGTGGAAATGGAGTGACCCTGGGCGAGTATGGTGATTTATATATTTATACAGATGAGGGTGTTTACTGCGAAAAAAAACCAATTAGCTTTCAGTGGACAAAACAGGGAAAAAAGTACATTCGCACACAATTTGAGCTCAACAAAGATGGGTCTATTCAATTTGGAATAGATAAAGAGAAGTACGATTCTACTCAAATGGTTGTCATTGATCCGGTCGTCTTTTATTCCACTTACCTTGGGGGCTCAGAAGTAGATACTGGGCAAGATATTGCGGTGGATAAAGCACAAAGTGCATATGTAGTAGGACAGACGGCTTCCACAGATTTTCCTGTGACAACAGGGGCTTTTCAAACCATGTTTATGGGTGTTGCTGATGTGTTTGTTAGCAAATTTAATAAGGGTGGTACCTCCCTTATTTACTCTACCTACATTGGAGGAGATCTTGATGATTTAGGAGTAAGTATCGTTGTGGACAGTGCTAATCGTGCTTATGTGACGGGAGTTACTTTTTCGAGTAACTTTCCTGTAACTTCTGGAGCCTTTCAGACGATGCCAAGATCAATATTTGTAACGAAATTGAATGCCCCAGGTACTTCCCTTGTCTATTCTACTTATTTAGGAGGTACAAGTTTGCTAGATTCAAGTTCTGCCATAGCAATTGATGGGGAGGGCAATGCTTATGTGACTGGAGAAGCACAATCCACTGACTTCCCAACGACAACAAATGCATTTCAAACGATTTTGGGAGGGAGTTCAGATGCATTTGTAACTAAATTAAATACAACAGGAAGTAATCTAGTCTATTCTACATTTTTAGGAGGGAGTTCGATTGATAGTGGACGTGATATCATTGTGGATGATAGCGATCAAGCTTATGTTACTGGCTCCACTCAGTCAACGGATTTCCCTATAACTACAGGCGCTTTTCAAGTTACGTTTGCAGGAGTGATTGACGCATTTATTACGAAGTTGAATGCTACTGGATCATCACTCGTCTATTCCACTTTTCTAGGTGGTTCCAATCAAGATGGCGGTATAGGCATTGATTTGGATGAAGCTAGCTATGCGTATGTGACAGGATTTACATTTTCTGTGGACTTTCCAACAACAAATAATGCATTTCAAGTTACTCGACCTGGACCTGAATCTGCTTTTGTAACAAAGTTGAATCCAGGTGGGAGTGCGCTTGTCTATTCCACTTACTTAGGTGGAAGTCAGCGAGAAAATCCCTTGGGCAGAGGAGGTATTGCTGTAGACTCGTTTGGAGGGGCATGGGTGATAGGGAATACCAATTCTACTGATTTTCCGCTTACCACGGATGCCTTTCAAGATAGCTTAGCGGGAAGTTTTGATGCCTTTGTCACACAAATGAGTTACTCTGGACAGGGAATTTCTTTCTCCTCTTACCTTGGGGGTAGTCAGAATGAAAGTGGAAATGGTGTGGTGCTAGATTCAGCGGGATCTGCTTATTTTGCTGGCTTTACAGCTTCAACGGATTTTCCAGTCACTTCTCAAGCGTTTCAGGAGACCAATTTCTCACCAGGGATTAATAGCGCTTTCGTCACGAAAGTAGGATCGCTTACCTCCGTCGGTGCTACCGGTCCGACAGGAGCGACGGGTCCAACAGGAACCACTGGAGCACAAGGTCCAATAGGACCAAGAGGACTAAGAGGACGGCGTGGTCCAAGAGGAGCAAGAGGTTTGCGTGGAGATGGAGGAGAGTTTAACGGGTAG
- a CDS encoding SBBP repeat-containing protein, producing MRVSVDEYHYRRGVQDRCVVGIEGESGGMRFVFHSHGVALQLASDTWVQLQFCHAHRNRVPKRMASGKIRFHQVMYEQVWKGIDLLFSWSEQQFKYDCLVHPEAAVTDIRLRYTGGTPLGIDVNGHLLVGTKSGVVREEKPVSFQQDGSVRIETEYTCYPDGGFGFRTVTSYDRRQLLVIDPNVRYSTFIGGSTGADNGLAIAVDASGNAYITGQTNSTDFPVTSGAFQTINNTTLPGLTDAFVTKLNSVGSSLLYSTYLGGNSADRGNSIQVDTSNNAYVGGFTLSIDFPVTSGAFQTIVGSTSGFVTKLNETGTSLIYSTLLGQGTLINGLAINASGNAYVTGATSSDFPITSGAFQTVFGGGGSSDAFVTQFNVQGSSLVYSTFLGGNGADTGLGIALDSSENAYVTGSTSSTNFPVSTNAFQTVLLGLSTSAFISKLSASGSTLTYSTLLGGSGIDSGSEVMVDSFGLAYVTGDTNSTNFPVTPTAFQTVFGAGLRDAFVTKLNATGSNLLFSTYLGGSGNDFGIGLSLDSFFNAWVTGRTSSTDFPLTSDAYQVNLGGSQDVFVTQVSSSGRGIMYSTYLGGVELDIGNGIVVDRNNQDDVYVAGPAGTGFPTLPGAFQTLNPSTAPGNPSVFVTKFSQLTAVGATGPTGPTGATGSTGAQGISGPRGRRGPRGPRGPRGAGGGETGL from the coding sequence GTGCGTGTAAGCGTGGATGAGTACCACTACAGGCGAGGTGTACAGGATCGGTGTGTCGTCGGAATAGAAGGTGAGAGCGGGGGGATGCGCTTTGTGTTTCATTCCCATGGGGTGGCTTTGCAGTTGGCATCGGATACATGGGTACAGCTTCAGTTTTGCCACGCGCATCGCAACCGGGTACCAAAGCGAATGGCAAGTGGAAAGATAAGGTTTCATCAAGTCATGTATGAGCAGGTATGGAAAGGAATTGACCTTCTCTTTTCGTGGAGTGAGCAGCAGTTTAAGTATGACTGTCTCGTTCATCCGGAAGCGGCAGTCACAGACATCCGCTTGCGCTATACAGGGGGGACGCCCTTGGGGATTGACGTAAACGGCCACCTTCTTGTGGGCACAAAAAGTGGGGTAGTGCGCGAGGAGAAGCCAGTCAGCTTTCAGCAGGACGGAAGTGTCCGCATTGAAACCGAGTATACCTGCTATCCAGATGGAGGGTTTGGCTTTCGCACCGTCACTTCTTATGATCGCCGCCAGCTGTTGGTGATTGATCCCAATGTGCGCTACTCCACCTTTATTGGAGGATCTACAGGTGCTGATAACGGGCTTGCGATAGCGGTTGATGCTTCAGGCAATGCGTATATTACTGGACAAACGAACTCAACCGATTTCCCGGTGACTAGCGGCGCGTTTCAAACAATAAACAATACGACACTTCCAGGGTTAACAGATGCGTTTGTTACCAAACTAAATTCAGTAGGAAGTTCCCTTCTCTACTCCACCTATTTAGGAGGAAACTCGGCTGACCGGGGGAATAGCATTCAAGTAGATACTAGTAATAATGCCTATGTGGGTGGGTTTACGTTATCTATAGATTTTCCAGTCACGTCAGGAGCATTTCAGACCATTGTGGGTTCCACTAGTGGATTTGTGACAAAGCTAAATGAGACGGGTACCAGTTTGATTTATTCTACGCTTCTGGGGCAAGGTACACTTATAAACGGATTAGCTATCAATGCTAGTGGAAATGCGTATGTGACAGGTGCTACTTCTTCTGATTTCCCAATCACCTCGGGTGCCTTTCAAACGGTATTTGGTGGTGGAGGTTCTTCTGACGCTTTTGTTACGCAATTTAATGTACAAGGTAGCTCCTTAGTTTATTCTACTTTTCTCGGTGGCAATGGTGCTGATACAGGACTAGGTATTGCTTTAGATAGTAGTGAGAATGCTTATGTGACTGGAAGTACGAGTTCAACCAATTTTCCGGTCTCCACCAATGCTTTTCAGACAGTGCTCCTTGGCTTAAGCACGAGTGCATTTATAAGTAAGCTAAGTGCTTCTGGGTCAACCCTTACCTACTCCACCCTCTTAGGCGGGAGTGGGATAGACTCAGGCAGTGAGGTTATGGTGGACTCGTTTGGATTGGCGTATGTGACAGGGGATACGAATTCAACTAACTTTCCTGTTACCCCTACTGCCTTTCAAACGGTATTTGGTGCGGGTTTAAGGGATGCTTTTGTTACCAAACTGAATGCGACAGGTTCCAATCTTCTCTTCTCTACTTATCTAGGAGGGAGTGGGAATGACTTTGGGATAGGGTTGTCTCTCGATTCTTTTTTCAATGCATGGGTAACCGGTAGAACCTCTTCCACTGATTTTCCACTTACTTCGGATGCCTACCAAGTTAACTTAGGTGGAAGTCAGGACGTGTTTGTTACTCAAGTAAGTTCATCGGGACGGGGAATTATGTATTCTACGTACTTGGGGGGAGTGGAACTTGATATTGGAAATGGCATTGTAGTAGATCGGAATAACCAGGACGATGTATATGTAGCAGGACCTGCAGGAACGGGGTTTCCAACTCTGCCTGGAGCGTTTCAAACCCTTAACCCTTCTACTGCCCCAGGAAATCCGAGTGTGTTTGTGACAAAGTTCTCTCAATTAACTGCTGTAGGAGCCACGGGCCCGACTGGTCCGACAGGAGCCACCGGTTCGACAGGAGCTCAGGGTATAAGCGGTCCGCGTGGACGGCGTGGTCCCAGGGGACCCAGGGGACCGCGGGGTGCAGGGGGAGGAGAGACGGGATTGTAG
- the smpB gene encoding SsrA-binding protein SmpB — protein sequence MAKKGSRVIAQNRKARHDYLIEETFEAGLVLTGTEIKSIRQGRVNLKDSHALVSGGEVKLVNMHISPFEQGNRFNHDPTRTRKLLLHKKEINKLIGLIKQKGYTLIPLDLHLRNGYAKIQLALAKGKKTHDKRQAVAKRDADREIRRQLKERQM from the coding sequence TTGGCGAAAAAAGGGAGTCGTGTCATTGCACAAAATCGCAAAGCACGTCATGATTACCTTATTGAAGAAACGTTTGAAGCTGGACTTGTATTGACAGGAACAGAGATCAAGTCGATCCGCCAGGGACGTGTTAATTTAAAAGATAGTCATGCGCTCGTCAGCGGTGGTGAAGTAAAGTTAGTCAACATGCATATTAGTCCGTTTGAGCAGGGAAACCGCTTTAATCACGATCCAACACGAACGCGTAAGCTCTTGCTCCATAAGAAGGAGATTAATAAGCTTATCGGCTTGATTAAACAGAAGGGTTATACTTTAATCCCCTTAGATTTACACCTTCGCAATGGCTATGCCAAGATTCAATTAGCACTAGCTAAAGGGAAGAAGACGCATGACAAACGGCAAGCAGTGGCAAAGCGGGATGCTGATCGTGAGATTCGCAGACAGCTGAAAGAACGGCAGATGTAG